Genomic DNA from Bacteroidota bacterium:
AAATTGTGGCTGGCAGGAAAGAGGGGAGAATTTCGAACGATGAAATCACTATATTCGACAGCACCGGAATGGCGCTTCAGGATGCGGCCGCCGCGGCTCTTGTCTACGAGAAGGCCTCCCGGAGCGGAGCCGGCCAGTTCGTCACCTTCAACTGATTCGGAATTTTTCGTTCGGAGAATCGAAGAGATGAATCCAGATCTTCGTAAGGCGGCTCTGATAGCCGCGCGCGATTGCATGGGGCTCAAACCCGGCGAGCGGGTGCTCATCGTTACCGACGAGCCCCTCAGATCGATCGGGTATGCGATCTGGGAAGCCGTCAAGGAAATGGGGAATGAACTCACGCTCGTCGAAATGCTCCCCAGAAAAAGTAACGGCGAAGAACCTCCGCAGGAGGTCGCCGGCCTGATGCTGACGGCGGATGTGGTCTTCTGCCCGACCTCCCTCTCCCTCACTCACACCGACGCCCGGCGCGCTGCAAGCGCAAGCGGCGTGAGGGTCTGCACCCTTCCCGGGGTCACCGAGGAGATCATGGTCCGTTGCATGAATGCGGACTATATCAGGATCGCGGAGCGGACGACGAACCTTGCGCGGCTGATGGAGACAGCCGGCGTGGTGAGGGTGAAAGCTCCGGCCGGAACGGATCTCACGCTCGGGACCAGGGGGAGGAAAGCCCTCGCGAGCACAGGCCTCTTCCGGAATAAGGGTGAATGGGGGAATCTTCCGACCGGCGAAGCCTACCTGGCACCGGTCGAGGGAACAGCGAACGGGGTGGTCGTCGTCGACGGGTCGATGGCGTCGATCGGCCTCGTCACGGAACCGATACGGATTGAAGTCGATAAGGGATTCGCCGCCGGGATCACAGGCGGAAAAGAGGCGAAAAGGCTCATCGAGCTTCTCGAGCCGCATGGCCGGGATGGCAGAACCGTCGCGGAATTCGGCATCGGCACGAACGACCGGGCGATACTCTCCGGCCGGATCCTCGAGGACGAAAAAGTGATGGGGACGATCCACGTCGCGTTCGGCGACAACAAGTCGATGGGGGGTTCCGTGCGCGTCGCGAGCCACCTCGACGGCCTCGTCAAGGTGCCGTCCGTCTGGTTCGACGACCGTCTTATCATGAGAGACGGGAAGTTCGCGGTACAGATATAGCCGGCGCCTCAGATGAAGACCCTCAAGCCAAGCTGGATCTGCCGGCCCGGGAGGGCGTTGTTGGGGGTCCCCCCGAGGAGGTTCCCTTTCGAGTCCTTCTGATTAAGGCGTGTAAAGAAGCTTGTGTAGTTGGTCCAGTTGAAAAGGTTGAAGGCCTCCGCGATGACTCCGATCCGGTTGCCGTTCAAGATCTCGAAGTACTTCGTGACGCGGAGGTCCACATTCTTGAGCCAGTACACGATCTTTCCCGCGTCGGGCCGGAGCGAATTCCTTCCCGCAGCCGGAAAATCGTCTCCGAGCACCCCGTCGTGATTGTCGTCGGTGCCGGTAATGACGCTGGTGGGGCCGAATGGCCGGGGTGAGGCGAGCGTGATGACACCGCTCAGCTGAAAATCGACCGGCAGGTTCACCATGCCGCTCACCACGAACCGGTGCCGCTCATCCTGCAGGCTCGCCGCGCGCACGATGCTCGATTGGAACACGTAGCCCTGAAACGGATCGTCGAACGTGTTGTCCGCCCAGGAGAGCGTGTACGAAACCTGCATTTGCCAGTCGCCCCGGTAGGGCCGCGAGAGGCTGAGCTGCAGAGCGTCGTACCAGGAACGACCCCCCGAGGTCAGGAGCGTGATCGCGCCGTAGCGGGGGGTGGCGATCCGCGGGCCGCCGATCCCATTCTGGTAGTTCACGTTGAAGAACGTGT
This window encodes:
- a CDS encoding aminopeptidase translates to MNPDLRKAALIAARDCMGLKPGERVLIVTDEPLRSIGYAIWEAVKEMGNELTLVEMLPRKSNGEEPPQEVAGLMLTADVVFCPTSLSLTHTDARRAASASGVRVCTLPGVTEEIMVRCMNADYIRIAERTTNLARLMETAGVVRVKAPAGTDLTLGTRGRKALASTGLFRNKGEWGNLPTGEAYLAPVEGTANGVVVVDGSMASIGLVTEPIRIEVDKGFAAGITGGKEAKRLIELLEPHGRDGRTVAEFGIGTNDRAILSGRILEDEKVMGTIHVAFGDNKSMGGSVRVASHLDGLVKVPSVWFDDRLIMRDGKFAVQI